The bacterium region TCTCCTTTAAACATAACAACCTTTCTTTTTATATCTCTGCCAATTAAAAAACCCTGTTTTTTTTGACTTTCTTTAAGACATAAAACATCTAATATTTTTCCAACCAGGTCCTTATTTTTCATAAGAGAAATTTCATCCTGGAGGTCTAAAATTATTTTATGCCTGTTTTCTTTTTCACTTTGACTTACTGAATCATCCCATTTACTTGCAAGTGTTTTTGGTCTTGGTGAATACTTGAATACAAAAAGGTCATCAAATTGAATTTCTTTGATAATATTATGTGTTTGATTAAAATCATCTTCTGTTTCTCCTGGAAAACCCACAATTATATCAGATGTAAGAGAAATTTCAGGACATATTTGTCTACTCTTTTCAACTATTTTTAAGTAATCTTCAATTGTATATTTTCTATTCATTTTTTCAAGAATTTTATTTGAACCTGACTGTAATGGGAAGTGAAGATGCTTATAAAGATTAGGTATTTTAACAAAAGAAAATAAAAGTTCTTCTGGAATATCTTTGGGATGAGATGTCAAAAATCCAATTCTCTCAATTCCTGTTATTTCTGAAACATTATAAAGTAAATCCACAAAACTATGTCCGTTATATTTATATTCATTTACATTTTGCCCTATAAGTATTATTTCTTTGCTTCCATTTTCTACATTATTTTTAATTTCTTCAATAATTTTTTCAAATGGTTTATGAACAAGTTTTCCTCTTGTAAATGGAACTACGCAATAAGAACAGAAATTTTCACATCCCTTTGATATTGTTATAAAAGAAGATATTTTATTTTTTTGTTTACTTTTCTCATAAATAAAGGGTTTTTCACTTTCTCCCGTAAGAATTACTTTCTCTCCTTTTTCTATTTCTGGTAAAATTTCAACAAGTTGGTTGTAAGTATTTGGTCCAGAAATGACATCAACAAAAGGAATTTTTTTAAATATTTCTTCATTATAAAGATTAGGAGTGCAACCAATAAGACAGAATATCTTATTTTTACTTTTTAT contains the following coding sequences:
- the miaB gene encoding tRNA (N6-isopentenyl adenosine(37)-C2)-methylthiotransferase MiaB, giving the protein MEKKYYIKTYGCQMNFYDSEKLSSLLDKNGFEKVNKMEEASFVFVNTCSVRKHAEDRAFGFLNSIKSKNKIFCLIGCTPNLYNEEIFKKIPFVDVISGPNTYNQLVEILPEIEKGEKVILTGESEKPFIYEKSKQKNKISSFITISKGCENFCSYCVVPFTRGKLVHKPFEKIIEEIKNNVENGSKEIILIGQNVNEYKYNGHSFVDLLYNVSEITGIERIGFLTSHPKDIPEELLFSFVKIPNLYKHLHFPLQSGSNKILEKMNRKYTIEDYLKIVEKSRQICPEISLTSDIIVGFPGETEDDFNQTHNIIKEIQFDDLFVFKYSPRPKTLASKWDDSVSQSEKENRHKIILDLQDEISLMKNKDLVGKILDVLCLKESQKKQGFLIGRDIKRKVVMFKGEKNLIGKVVKVKITIGTRNYLLGELL